The Sphingobacterium bambusae genome includes a window with the following:
- a CDS encoding serine O-acetyltransferase, with protein MEEFYKHIFERQRQAHDMPSNVRIWEWARDVFRLLFPERNAKKLLTLDALKASFKLLENELYDLLSKSKDCAACDHTWVVSNFFSKLPDLYDLMMDDATAILEGDPAARNISEVIRTYPGFLASCMFRMANQLWLDNVPLIPRILTEYAHERTGIDIHPVATIGRYLHIDHGTGLVIGETAIIGDHVKLYQGVTLGALSVDKVLAGKRRHPIIEDYVIIYAGATILGGETVIGHHSIIGGNVWLTRSVEPYTTVFHRPNTEFVHGKSIE; from the coding sequence ATGGAAGAATTCTATAAACATATATTTGAAAGGCAGCGGCAGGCACATGATATGCCCAGTAATGTGCGGATATGGGAGTGGGCTAGAGACGTATTTCGTCTGTTATTTCCTGAGCGTAACGCAAAAAAGCTGCTGACGCTTGATGCTTTGAAAGCGAGTTTTAAACTACTAGAAAATGAGCTTTATGATCTCCTTAGTAAGAGCAAAGATTGCGCAGCTTGTGACCACACTTGGGTAGTATCCAATTTTTTTAGTAAACTCCCGGACCTTTATGATCTGATGATGGACGATGCTACTGCTATCCTTGAGGGAGATCCTGCGGCGCGTAACATTAGTGAAGTGATAAGGACCTATCCGGGATTTTTGGCGAGTTGCATGTTCCGTATGGCAAATCAGCTATGGCTTGATAATGTGCCGCTCATTCCTCGTATATTGACCGAGTACGCCCATGAGCGTACGGGTATAGATATCCATCCAGTAGCCACCATAGGCCGATATCTACATATTGACCATGGGACAGGGCTGGTGATCGGTGAAACGGCGATCATCGGTGATCACGTAAAGCTGTACCAGGGAGTCACCTTGGGTGCGCTTAGTGTGGATAAGGTTCTTGCGGGTAAGCGTAGGCATCCCATTATCGAGGATTATGTCATCATCTATGCGGGCGCAACAATTCTTGGTGGGGAGACGGTTATTGGCCATCATTCGATTATTGGTGGTAACGTGTGGCTTACGCGTAGTGTGGAGCCCTACACAACAGTTTTTCACAGGCCCAATACCGAGTTTGTTCATGGTAAGTCGATTGAATAA
- a CDS encoding MetQ/NlpA family lipoprotein, with protein sequence MINRVLIYTALLSSLLHAGACNSGSDGSKKLKVGITGGPERAIAVAVQKEAKAKYGLEVELVLFNDYVVPNEALNNGELDLNAFQHVPYLQEQSVHRGYHLVAVGKTFLYPIAAYSKKIKQISELPNGATVTIPNDPANGGRALLLLQQAGLLSLTPKKGSLPTVRDILDNPKRIQIVELEAPQLPRTLDDPVVTLSIINSNFARQAGLRAEIDGLIVESKDSPYVNVIVARKGEEDNEDIKNFVKAYQSNAAELAAKEIFGGGAVKGW encoded by the coding sequence ATGATTAATAGAGTTTTAATTTACACTGCTTTACTAAGCTCGTTACTACATGCCGGTGCATGCAACAGCGGATCTGATGGCTCAAAAAAACTAAAGGTGGGGATCACCGGGGGGCCGGAAAGAGCGATCGCCGTTGCAGTCCAAAAAGAAGCCAAAGCGAAATATGGACTTGAAGTTGAACTGGTGCTTTTCAATGACTACGTTGTGCCGAACGAGGCATTAAATAACGGCGAGCTTGACCTCAATGCTTTTCAACATGTGCCGTATCTCCAAGAACAGTCTGTTCATCGCGGCTACCATTTAGTGGCTGTTGGAAAAACGTTTCTATATCCAATAGCCGCATATTCGAAAAAGATCAAGCAAATAAGTGAACTTCCTAATGGTGCCACTGTTACCATTCCAAATGATCCGGCAAATGGTGGAAGGGCACTCTTGTTATTGCAACAGGCCGGACTCCTTTCGTTAACACCGAAGAAAGGATCTCTACCAACCGTTAGGGACATTCTAGATAACCCCAAGCGTATCCAAATTGTAGAACTTGAGGCACCACAACTTCCGCGTACACTTGATGATCCAGTGGTTACCCTTTCAATAATCAATAGCAACTTTGCCCGGCAAGCTGGTCTTCGTGCTGAAATCGATGGTCTTATAGTCGAAAGTAAAGATTCTCCCTATGTGAATGTCATTGTTGCCAGAAAAGGAGAGGAAGATAATGAGGACATAAAAAATTTTGTTAAAGCATATCAGTCAAACGCCGCTGAGCTTGCTGCAAAAGAGATTTTCGGGGGCGGTGCCGTAAAAGGATGGTAG
- a CDS encoding RagB/SusD family nutrient uptake outer membrane protein, protein MRKSILTIRSLVLFTALVFAFAGCKDTLDLNPKDSIDASVALTTRDGINATITSIYATLKGEAFYGNRLIGVPEALADNGRATQNSGRYVTEVLNTRGSHFSQWGTAYNALNRINLVLEAVPSVSGVGISDADKAAWEGELKFLRALYHFDLVRTYAYIPGAVVEAQNKGGVPLILTAISTAEGALNARTPRASIQEVYAAIYADLEEAITKLNNLSGAPSKANRQAAQALLLRVALYNKDYPRVISLGNELVASSGTKLLNENGYFAGFTAATNPESLFEVTYATAGETLGVNVSLQTLFATLTARSSAPDNDVTDNFPGRDPALPKKPAAGHGDLVPTQDLLTALGITVTNNGNSSARITARSTDVRNRLFEIGGSNRTNGPNVEVTKFLGRGGAVNVDNVPVLRIAEVYLSRAEAYAESGSQQNLVLALADLNSIRTNRGLTPVAGLSASQLLTEILLQRRLEFAFEGHRFFDLKRRGSDLAKPNTNSVVPFSSYLILPQIPQSDVDGSDGDILQNFGY, encoded by the coding sequence ATGAGAAAATCTATATTAACAATACGCAGTCTCGTACTTTTTACGGCATTAGTATTCGCTTTTGCAGGCTGTAAAGATACCTTGGACTTGAATCCAAAAGATAGTATTGATGCCAGCGTTGCGCTGACGACGAGAGACGGTATTAATGCAACGATAACATCAATCTATGCAACCTTAAAAGGAGAAGCATTTTATGGTAACCGACTTATCGGGGTTCCCGAAGCATTGGCCGATAACGGTCGGGCAACCCAAAATAGTGGTCGCTATGTCACCGAGGTACTAAATACGCGCGGTTCACATTTCTCGCAGTGGGGCACGGCCTACAATGCGTTAAACAGAATCAACCTTGTGCTGGAGGCGGTGCCGTCCGTCTCCGGTGTCGGGATATCCGATGCCGATAAAGCGGCTTGGGAGGGCGAGCTGAAATTTTTGCGTGCACTGTACCACTTCGATCTCGTGCGCACCTACGCTTATATACCAGGTGCTGTGGTGGAAGCGCAGAATAAGGGCGGCGTGCCGCTTATATTGACCGCTATTTCTACTGCTGAAGGTGCGCTTAATGCTCGCACGCCGCGTGCAAGTATTCAGGAGGTGTATGCGGCCATATATGCTGATCTGGAGGAAGCGATCACGAAGTTGAACAACTTAAGTGGCGCACCATCCAAAGCGAACAGGCAGGCGGCTCAGGCACTGTTATTGAGGGTCGCGCTCTACAATAAGGATTATCCGCGTGTGATCTCTTTAGGGAATGAGCTTGTTGCGTCAAGTGGAACCAAACTGCTTAATGAAAATGGGTATTTTGCCGGATTTACGGCGGCAACAAATCCAGAGTCTTTGTTTGAAGTGACCTACGCTACGGCAGGCGAAACGTTGGGGGTTAACGTTTCCCTGCAAACCTTGTTTGCAACGCTCACGGCACGATCAAGCGCTCCTGATAATGATGTGACCGACAATTTTCCAGGTCGGGATCCTGCTTTACCAAAGAAACCTGCGGCTGGACACGGTGATCTAGTACCCACGCAGGATCTGCTTACGGCATTAGGAATCACCGTAACCAACAACGGTAACAGTTCCGCGCGCATTACAGCACGTTCCACGGATGTGCGAAATAGATTGTTCGAAATCGGCGGCTCCAATAGGACTAATGGCCCCAATGTGGAGGTCACCAAATTCCTTGGACGAGGTGGTGCGGTAAACGTGGACAATGTGCCAGTTTTGCGGATCGCAGAAGTCTATTTGAGCAGGGCGGAAGCTTATGCCGAATCGGGAAGTCAACAGAATTTAGTGCTTGCCTTAGCCGATCTGAACAGCATTCGTACCAATCGCGGATTGACCCCGGTTGCAGGACTATCTGCATCCCAGCTCTTAACGGAGATTTTACTGCAGCGTCGATTGGAATTTGCATTTGAAGGCCATCGCTTTTTTGACCTAAAGAGACGTGGATCGGATCTCGCCAAGCCTAACACCAACTCGGTGGTGCCATTTTCAAGTTACTTGATCTTGCCTCAAATTCCGCAGTCGGATGTGGATGGCAGCGATGGTGATATACTGCAAAATTTTGGTTATTAA
- a CDS encoding winged helix-turn-helix transcriptional regulator has protein sequence MRKENSSNAHNERALLSNCTAFKTLSYISGRWKLSLLMRLLKGDASYSDFKLLLPDISDRTLSKQLNELVGDGLVLKQKSKTSSQYSLTAKGRKLEEVLGSLATFQH, from the coding sequence ATGAGAAAAGAAAATTCATCAAATGCGCATAACGAACGAGCACTATTGTCTAATTGTACGGCTTTTAAAACACTCTCCTATATCAGTGGTAGGTGGAAGCTTTCTTTGCTAATGAGATTGCTTAAAGGGGATGCATCCTATTCAGATTTTAAACTCCTACTTCCTGATATTAGTGATCGAACGCTCTCCAAGCAGCTTAATGAACTGGTAGGTGATGGACTGGTTTTAAAGCAAAAAAGTAAAACTTCCTCTCAATATTCACTAACGGCTAAAGGGCGTAAGTTAGAGGAAGTTTTAGGTAGCCTTGCTACCTTTCAGCACTAA
- a CDS encoding SusC/RagA family TonB-linked outer membrane protein — MKNIGLSKYGVLCIFSTFLLLSQLALGQVETQPIINATLQGVVLDDLTGESIEGVTIKLEAVTHSVKTDQKGRFQFVTGQKLPFTLLVSYVGYQSQRLVVNTSPTVIRLKRSSEDLDEVVVVGYTTVEKKNLIGSIEKVGLKDVSAIPTGSFDAQLQGKVAGMQVASNTGVPGEALNIRLRGATSINANNNPLYVIDGVFVNSESLQTINTGGKATSPIADLNPSDIEFVEVLKDAEATALYGSRGANGVILITTKRGKNGQATKIDVNLYSGRAKAAKLWDLTTGEEHALLVNEYNGNIGRAEPFVSTAEGGRGTPAEQQTYDRLSDAFRTAGVHSADISLYGGSDNTTYYLSGGYNKQEAILRPISFDRSSFRFNSDQKVNDKIKVGSSNSLSRTGRNQGRAGDGPQGGILQAALHTPTYLSPYNDQGVLVGRAGFDNLTLLLDNYDVGSVSLRYIGNLYGEYQFSPSWRFRSTFSLDYNQYDEHEYWNNLLIAGSPEGLATSAIGQATTWINEQTLTYRKKFSGLHTVGLLVGNTLQGSTFSLTSASGTGFATNDFKLISAAANTTSSQDWDKYNLASFFGRIDYAYDDRYLIDFSLRADGSSKFNKGYQWGYFPAVGLAWRLKKESFLENVTFLDDLKLRSSYGITGNQNGINSFASRQLWSGVNTSYQGSAGIVPEQLANQQLSWEKTAQFNIGLDAALFKNRLSLAVNYYSKYTTDGLLTEVLPGTTGFGEYLNNAAEISNKGFELTLNSVNIQKENFSWSSSLNIARNVNNIEKLAKPMNFGSRDLILFQEGSPMYSFWVYNQLYVDPATGDAVYEDVNGDGKITTDDRQILGSIWPDYFGGLSNNFQYKNFDLQTFFNFSVGNEVYNHNRFFGEAGGARDAARVIFASNLDRWQQPGDITDVPRSDGVNNNNYKDGGGRWLEDGSYLRLRTVSLGYNVSSKVLERLAVSKLRIYAQATNLFTWTAYTGLDPESAANGSANQQGIDLGTPPQPRSFQLGINLTL, encoded by the coding sequence ATGAAAAATATTGGACTATCAAAGTATGGTGTACTTTGTATATTCTCCACCTTTCTGTTACTCTCCCAATTGGCCTTGGGGCAAGTGGAAACCCAACCCATTATTAACGCAACCCTGCAAGGTGTCGTATTAGATGATCTGACAGGGGAGAGTATTGAAGGCGTGACCATCAAATTGGAGGCCGTCACGCACAGCGTGAAAACAGACCAAAAAGGGCGTTTTCAATTTGTTACCGGCCAAAAATTGCCCTTTACGCTACTTGTGTCTTATGTAGGGTATCAATCGCAACGTCTTGTGGTCAATACATCGCCTACGGTCATCCGGCTTAAACGTTCTTCAGAGGATTTGGATGAAGTAGTAGTTGTAGGTTATACGACTGTCGAAAAAAAGAACCTCATTGGCTCTATAGAAAAGGTTGGATTAAAAGATGTAAGCGCTATTCCTACAGGAAGTTTCGACGCCCAGTTGCAGGGAAAAGTTGCCGGCATGCAGGTAGCCAGCAATACAGGTGTTCCTGGGGAGGCTCTCAATATTCGACTGCGTGGGGCGACGTCCATCAACGCTAATAATAATCCGCTGTACGTAATTGATGGTGTATTTGTAAATTCCGAAAGTCTCCAGACGATCAACACTGGTGGTAAGGCCACTTCACCCATAGCCGATCTCAATCCTTCTGACATTGAGTTTGTGGAAGTGCTAAAAGATGCCGAGGCAACAGCGCTATATGGATCTAGGGGGGCCAACGGTGTTATTTTAATTACTACCAAAAGAGGCAAGAATGGTCAGGCTACAAAAATAGACGTTAATCTATATAGTGGAAGAGCTAAGGCAGCCAAACTGTGGGATCTTACTACCGGTGAAGAGCATGCTTTGCTGGTCAATGAGTACAATGGAAATATCGGTCGTGCAGAACCTTTTGTATCTACCGCTGAGGGCGGTCGGGGAACGCCCGCAGAGCAGCAGACCTACGATCGTTTGTCCGATGCATTTCGAACGGCGGGTGTACATAGTGCGGATATTTCCTTATATGGGGGTAGTGATAACACGACATATTACTTGAGTGGGGGATATAATAAGCAAGAAGCCATCCTTCGCCCAATTTCTTTTGACCGATCAAGCTTTCGCTTCAACTCGGATCAGAAAGTAAATGATAAAATCAAAGTGGGATCTAGTAACTCGCTAAGTCGTACCGGTCGTAACCAGGGGCGCGCTGGTGATGGTCCCCAAGGAGGGATTCTGCAAGCCGCATTGCATACGCCGACCTACCTATCGCCTTACAATGATCAAGGTGTACTGGTCGGACGAGCCGGTTTTGATAATCTTACCCTGCTACTCGATAATTATGATGTTGGTTCAGTCAGCTTGCGTTACATTGGGAATCTCTACGGTGAATACCAATTTTCTCCATCCTGGAGGTTTCGCTCAACGTTTAGTCTCGACTATAATCAATATGATGAGCACGAGTATTGGAATAACCTGTTGATAGCAGGTAGCCCCGAAGGGCTGGCCACCTCAGCCATTGGTCAGGCCACCACTTGGATCAATGAACAGACCCTAACGTATCGTAAGAAGTTTTCTGGACTGCACACCGTCGGGTTGCTTGTCGGAAACACGCTGCAAGGCTCTACTTTTTCCTTGACCTCGGCCAGCGGGACGGGCTTTGCAACCAATGATTTTAAATTGATCAGTGCGGCAGCTAATACAACCAGCTCGCAAGATTGGGACAAGTACAATTTGGCCTCTTTCTTCGGTCGTATCGATTATGCTTATGATGATCGCTACCTGATCGATTTTTCACTGCGAGCAGACGGTTCTTCCAAGTTTAACAAGGGGTATCAATGGGGATATTTTCCCGCAGTGGGGCTTGCCTGGCGATTGAAAAAAGAAAGCTTTCTGGAAAACGTCACGTTTTTAGACGATCTTAAACTGCGGAGTAGTTATGGTATAACGGGAAACCAAAATGGTATCAATTCTTTTGCCTCAAGGCAGCTTTGGTCGGGTGTAAACACGTCCTATCAAGGATCGGCCGGTATTGTGCCCGAGCAGCTTGCAAACCAGCAGTTGAGCTGGGAAAAGACCGCGCAGTTCAATATTGGTCTGGATGCCGCGCTTTTTAAAAATAGACTATCCCTAGCTGTTAACTACTACAGCAAGTATACCACCGATGGCCTACTAACGGAAGTATTGCCGGGAACAACCGGATTTGGTGAATATCTAAACAATGCGGCTGAGATAAGTAACAAGGGCTTTGAGCTAACCTTAAATTCGGTGAATATCCAAAAGGAAAATTTCTCTTGGAGTAGCTCCCTGAATATCGCGCGTAATGTTAACAACATCGAAAAGCTGGCCAAACCGATGAATTTTGGTAGCCGTGATCTTATTTTATTCCAAGAAGGTAGTCCAATGTATTCATTTTGGGTGTACAATCAACTCTACGTGGATCCCGCGACTGGTGATGCTGTCTACGAGGACGTCAATGGCGACGGAAAGATAACAACCGATGACAGACAGATCTTGGGCAGTATATGGCCTGATTATTTTGGCGGATTGTCAAATAATTTCCAATATAAAAATTTTGATCTACAGACCTTTTTCAATTTTTCCGTTGGCAATGAGGTGTATAACCATAATCGCTTCTTTGGAGAAGCCGGGGGCGCGCGCGATGCCGCACGCGTCATATTCGCTTCCAACCTAGATCGCTGGCAGCAGCCCGGTGACATCACCGATGTACCTCGCTCGGATGGTGTAAATAATAACAATTACAAGGATGGTGGAGGCCGATGGCTAGAAGATGGATCATACCTGCGCCTTCGCACAGTTAGCTTGGGTTATAATGTGAGTAGTAAGGTATTGGAACGCCTTGCGGTATCCAAACTACGCATCTATGCGCAGGCGACCAACCTATTCACCTGGACGGCCTATACGGGACTTGATCCGGAATCGGCTGCTAACGGATCGGCTAACCAGCAGGGAATCGATTTAGGTACGCCACCACAGCCACGGAGCTTTCAACTAGGTATCAACTTAACCCTTTAA
- a CDS encoding SusC/RagA family TonB-linked outer membrane protein: MKKILVRFLLLLCFLQGYANAQSKSIEGRVSSATSGANLSGVSVVVLGSGKGTQTDGEGRYVIEASAGSTLLFTYVGYIFQRQNVNNISRLDVKLQPEDSALEEVVVTGYGTTVKLKEFGGASVRVSGKDFENQAIASFEKALQGRAAGVVVQANNGIPGGAINVQIRGVGSFTAGTEPLYIVDGVQLSGGTFSGFTQGNSLAGLNTNDIESIEILKDAATASIYGSQAANGVVLITTKRGKAGRTQFNVNAYTGRASAIKKFDVLNTQDYIRLRTEAYTNAGIANPLQRVLQEIGKPTDLSEAEIAALPTYDWQNETFREGTIQNYELSARGGNDKTTFYLSGAYNDQQAILTVADFKRGTFNVKVDHKASERLSFGTALNLSSFKQKGPYATSGSFFGNPSWAASLILPSNPIYNEDGTFFGAPALGQAFPGLASHNVVLTDAYNVANQTTNNLIGSVQATYKITPELSFKSFYSLDYRLATGKHFNSPLTNDAFARKGYGEVFTDWKTNFLTNQTLNYDKTFSSDHSVSGLLGFEYKSYTTNQTYAFGDGYPSPLLENLGAAANPLSVDETWSGYKLLGGFARGQYSYKGKYVISGTLRYSGSSRFGAENQFGWFPGATLAWNIADENFLKDTEWINLLKFRASAGSVGNDRIGDFASRALFSSSGIYAGQSGIAPSNLANPNLKWEKITTYDLGIDYGFFNNRLTGSAGVYLKRSTDLLLSQPLLSTSGYSSITTNVGALDNKGVELEISSVNVDKAGFQWNTSFNFTYNKNEITQLYGGLTELPTDPAFRVGWDLGAIYSYRYAGVNPATGRNFYYDTNGDVTYAPTADDRYYIGSSLPKYTGGLSNTLSYKGLSLDFLLQYQYGRYQLDGQESFLSENGRRAFNTLQDIYDRRWTTPGQITDVPRAYNGGIEPQGVAATSASSYLYKKTDYIRLKHVELSYSLPKSLVDRAKFQSIRFYVQGTNLWTLSDWTGYDPEFFSASTGIIPQSKNITFGVQLGL; the protein is encoded by the coding sequence ATGAAGAAAATTCTAGTAAGATTTCTTTTGCTCTTATGTTTTTTACAAGGTTACGCAAATGCGCAATCCAAAAGCATAGAGGGAAGGGTTAGCTCGGCCACCAGTGGCGCTAATTTGAGTGGTGTTTCTGTCGTTGTGCTTGGGTCAGGAAAGGGGACACAAACCGATGGCGAAGGTCGCTATGTTATCGAAGCATCGGCAGGCTCGACGCTACTGTTTACTTATGTAGGGTATATTTTCCAACGACAGAACGTCAATAATATCTCCAGGCTTGATGTGAAACTGCAGCCGGAAGATTCCGCGCTCGAAGAGGTGGTGGTCACTGGGTATGGCACCACAGTAAAACTTAAGGAGTTTGGCGGTGCCTCTGTTCGGGTGTCTGGTAAAGATTTCGAAAATCAGGCGATAGCATCCTTTGAGAAAGCACTTCAAGGTAGGGCTGCAGGTGTGGTTGTTCAGGCCAATAATGGAATTCCTGGAGGAGCGATTAACGTACAGATTAGGGGAGTAGGATCTTTTACTGCTGGAACAGAACCGCTGTATATCGTGGACGGTGTGCAGCTGAGCGGCGGTACATTTTCAGGCTTCACGCAGGGCAATAGTCTGGCTGGCTTAAACACCAATGATATCGAATCTATTGAAATTCTCAAAGACGCAGCGACTGCCTCGATATATGGGTCGCAGGCCGCAAACGGCGTGGTACTGATCACGACAAAACGAGGGAAGGCAGGCAGAACACAGTTTAATGTAAATGCTTACACCGGTAGGGCAAGTGCCATTAAGAAATTTGATGTGCTCAATACGCAGGACTACATTCGATTGAGAACAGAGGCTTACACAAATGCCGGTATTGCAAACCCACTGCAACGGGTGCTTCAGGAAATAGGGAAACCGACGGATCTTAGTGAAGCAGAAATTGCTGCATTGCCCACTTACGACTGGCAAAATGAGACATTTCGTGAAGGGACGATACAGAACTATGAGCTGTCTGCAAGAGGCGGTAATGATAAAACGACCTTTTATCTGTCGGGCGCCTACAATGACCAACAGGCCATCCTTACCGTGGCCGATTTTAAGCGGGGAACCTTTAACGTCAAGGTCGATCATAAGGCTAGCGAGCGGCTGAGTTTTGGTACGGCACTGAATCTGAGTAGCTTTAAACAGAAAGGGCCGTATGCCACTTCGGGGTCTTTTTTCGGTAATCCTTCCTGGGCGGCAAGTCTTATTCTGCCGTCGAATCCGATCTATAACGAAGATGGAACTTTTTTTGGTGCTCCAGCGCTCGGGCAGGCTTTTCCCGGCCTAGCTTCGCATAATGTCGTACTTACAGATGCCTACAATGTGGCAAACCAGACGACCAATAATCTTATCGGTTCCGTGCAGGCAACCTATAAGATTACACCTGAACTATCTTTCAAATCATTCTATTCACTGGATTACCGTTTAGCTACCGGAAAACATTTTAATTCCCCGCTGACCAACGATGCTTTTGCCCGTAAAGGGTATGGCGAAGTTTTTACGGACTGGAAGACGAATTTTCTGACCAACCAAACACTAAACTATGACAAGACTTTTTCCAGTGACCATTCGGTGAGCGGTCTATTGGGATTTGAATATAAATCTTACACAACCAATCAGACTTATGCTTTTGGAGATGGTTATCCCTCGCCGTTACTGGAAAACTTGGGCGCGGCAGCAAATCCGTTAAGTGTCGATGAAACTTGGAGTGGATACAAGCTTTTGGGTGGTTTTGCCCGCGGACAGTACAGTTACAAAGGGAAGTACGTGATTAGCGGGACGTTGCGCTACAGTGGGTCCTCCCGATTTGGGGCCGAAAACCAATTCGGATGGTTTCCCGGGGCAACGCTAGCCTGGAATATTGCCGACGAAAATTTTCTTAAGGATACCGAGTGGATCAACTTGCTAAAATTTCGGGCGAGCGCGGGTTCAGTTGGTAATGATCGGATAGGTGACTTTGCCTCTCGTGCGCTATTTAGCAGTTCGGGTATTTACGCAGGCCAGTCCGGTATAGCTCCGAGCAATTTGGCAAATCCGAACCTGAAGTGGGAGAAGATTACGACCTACGATCTAGGGATTGATTACGGCTTTTTCAATAACAGGTTAACCGGATCTGCTGGCGTTTATCTTAAACGTAGCACCGATCTTCTGCTTTCGCAACCACTGCTTTCCACATCGGGATACAGTAGCATCACGACTAATGTAGGCGCTCTGGATAATAAGGGGGTCGAACTGGAGATCAGTAGTGTAAATGTCGATAAGGCGGGCTTTCAGTGGAATACAAGTTTCAACTTTACGTACAACAAGAATGAAATTACCCAACTGTACGGTGGATTGACCGAACTGCCAACTGATCCTGCCTTTCGGGTCGGATGGGATCTAGGGGCCATATATTCTTACCGCTATGCGGGGGTAAACCCTGCGACAGGCAGGAACTTCTATTACGATACTAATGGAGATGTTACCTATGCGCCTACTGCGGACGATCGTTACTATATTGGCTCTTCATTGCCCAAATATACCGGTGGTTTATCCAATACACTTTCTTACAAAGGCCTGTCGCTTGACTTCCTTTTGCAATACCAATATGGGCGTTACCAGCTAGACGGGCAAGAGTCGTTTCTTTCAGAAAATGGTAGAAGGGCGTTTAATACGTTGCAGGATATCTATGATCGTCGCTGGACAACACCAGGACAGATCACTGACGTGCCACGGGCATACAATGGGGGGATAGAGCCGCAGGGGGTTGCTGCCACATCGGCATCTAGTTACCTGTACAAGAAAACCGATTACATTCGCTTGAAGCATGTTGAGCTTTCCTACTCATTGCCGAAATCACTCGTGGATCGAGCAAAATTCCAATCAATTAGGTTTTATGTACAGGGCACAAATCTATGGACCTTGAGCGATTGGACCGGATATGATCCAGAGTTCTTTAGCGCCTCCACGGGTATCATTCCACAATCAAAAAATATAACGTTCGGTGTTCAATTGGGTCTTTAA
- a CDS encoding VOC family protein codes for MNLAKNIIGFHHVSIKANDLDTTINFYQNLGFSTVHGWSLPEINMQKCVMMYNRSINYYLEICDKGAQMPTQGRARKDGDEYIENALLHMCFTVKNAAAARTEALKYGAKELSESAIELELTSVEKSVKVTNSLVYGPNEKL; via the coding sequence ATGAATTTAGCAAAAAATATCATAGGATTTCACCATGTCTCCATCAAGGCGAACGATCTAGACACGACGATAAACTTTTACCAAAATCTTGGATTTAGCACAGTCCATGGCTGGTCCCTGCCGGAAATTAATATGCAAAAATGTGTGATGATGTACAATAGATCGATCAATTACTATTTGGAGATATGTGACAAGGGTGCGCAAATGCCTACTCAAGGAAGAGCGCGCAAGGACGGAGATGAATATATTGAAAATGCCCTGCTGCATATGTGCTTTACAGTCAAAAATGCCGCCGCCGCACGAACGGAAGCACTGAAGTACGGGGCAAAGGAGCTAAGTGAATCTGCTATAGAACTGGAACTCACCAGCGTCGAAAAATCTGTAAAGGTAACCAACAGTCTTGTATATGGCCCAAATGAGAAGTTATAG